From Draconibacterium halophilum, one genomic window encodes:
- a CDS encoding VCBS repeat-containing protein: MVKNVITAIVVFGLFFSCANKTEEHLAATLFQFVPAKNSGVDFVNSVKDEKDFNIFTYRNFYNGGGVGIGDINNDGFSDIYMIANMGENKLYLNQGDFTFKDITEKAGVSGKRAWSTGVAMVDVNQDGLLDIYVCNAGNVEGDDHKNELFINNGDLTFTDKATDYNLDDAGYTTHAAFFDYDSDGDLDVYILNNSFIPVNSLGYSNRRMLRSDEWSLPDEYRGGGDKLMQNDNGKFVDVSEEAGIMGSLIAFGMGVTVGDINQDMLPDIYISNDFYECDYMYINQGDGTFKESLRDYIQHLSMSSMGADLADINNDGYAEIFVTDMLPEGDERLKNTSEFETYDLVDMKYDLGFYNQYMQNALHLNNGNETFSEIAYYSGSAQTDWSWGALLLDMDNDGYRDIYVSNGIYYDLTDMDFMDYFADKIMQKMKQSGEKEEVENIISQMPSNPIPNYALRNNGNLTFENMAASWGLDVPSFSNGSAYGDLDNDGDLDLVISNVNQICHLFRNTTSDKGLNNYIAVDLKGGDKNIFGIGAAVYVYYNGLTLKQEEFPTRGFQSSVGYRLNFGLANHQQADSVVVYWPNGYKQRIDNVAANSWLTLDVNNATTSYNSLPKIETEEEIFEQKQTAFEKHNENVYIDFEQEGLVPHKTSREGPAIAVGDINGDNRDDVFIGGATDEIAQLWIQNQAGDFIKRNSNDLATDKLFEDTAALLFDADDDGDTDLYVGSGGNDAPSADEKLMDRLYLNDGRGNFTHAASALPNMRYNTSVIAANDFDADGDADLFIGNMGVSQIYGINPKQYLLENDGHGNFTDVTESKAYKLMDAGMVTDALWYDINNDERKELIVVGEWMAPKIYASNGRRLQELSSSLDSLTGWWNAVSAADLNLDGTADLVLGNRGLNMYYHASHENPAKMFIHDFDNNGTVEQILTRHLDGMDKPIPLKRELTNQIVSLKKTNLTFSDFAIKSIYEILPSELLDNSLVKDTRIFESVVAYNNGDLQFSIDTLPAEIQFSSVNRILTTDVNGDNYPDLLLGGNDFDYKPQFGRLDAGFFHLLEGGEQGFSRISRSGIKGTGMVRSLNQITINKTKHLLIGINDEKAQLYKIK, from the coding sequence ATGGTGAAGAATGTCATAACCGCGATAGTCGTATTCGGCCTGTTTTTTTCTTGTGCCAATAAAACAGAAGAGCATCTGGCGGCTACTTTATTTCAGTTTGTTCCGGCAAAAAACAGTGGAGTCGATTTCGTCAACAGTGTGAAGGACGAAAAAGACTTTAACATATTTACGTACCGTAACTTTTACAATGGAGGGGGAGTTGGAATTGGAGACATAAACAACGATGGATTTTCTGATATTTACATGATTGCAAATATGGGAGAGAACAAACTCTACCTCAATCAAGGTGATTTTACGTTTAAAGATATTACCGAAAAGGCTGGAGTTAGTGGTAAACGGGCTTGGTCTACCGGCGTTGCAATGGTCGATGTAAATCAAGACGGATTACTTGATATTTACGTATGTAATGCCGGAAACGTTGAAGGCGACGACCATAAAAACGAACTCTTCATCAACAATGGAGATTTGACTTTCACCGATAAAGCCACAGATTATAACCTTGATGATGCAGGTTATACAACTCATGCTGCTTTTTTTGATTACGACAGTGATGGTGACCTTGATGTTTACATTCTGAATAACAGTTTTATTCCGGTTAATAGCCTTGGTTATTCAAACCGACGAATGCTAAGAAGTGATGAATGGAGCCTACCCGATGAATACCGGGGAGGTGGTGACAAACTTATGCAAAATGATAACGGCAAGTTTGTGGATGTTAGCGAGGAAGCTGGAATTATGGGGAGTCTGATTGCTTTTGGAATGGGCGTTACCGTTGGTGATATTAACCAGGATATGCTGCCTGATATTTATATATCAAACGATTTTTACGAATGCGATTACATGTATATCAACCAGGGAGACGGAACTTTTAAAGAAAGTTTGCGTGATTATATCCAGCATTTAAGCATGTCGTCGATGGGAGCTGATTTGGCAGATATTAATAACGATGGTTATGCCGAGATTTTTGTTACCGATATGCTTCCTGAAGGTGATGAACGCCTAAAAAATACCAGTGAGTTTGAAACCTACGATCTGGTTGATATGAAATATGATCTTGGGTTTTATAATCAGTACATGCAAAATGCTTTGCACCTAAATAATGGGAATGAAACCTTTTCTGAAATAGCCTATTACAGCGGTTCGGCACAAACAGATTGGAGTTGGGGCGCTTTATTGCTGGATATGGATAACGACGGTTACCGCGACATTTATGTGTCTAATGGTATTTATTATGATCTCACCGACATGGATTTTATGGACTACTTTGCCGATAAAATTATGCAGAAGATGAAACAGTCGGGAGAGAAGGAGGAAGTTGAAAACATTATTAGTCAGATGCCCAGTAACCCGATTCCAAATTATGCCCTTCGCAACAATGGTAATCTTACATTTGAAAATATGGCTGCCAGCTGGGGGCTTGATGTACCCAGTTTTTCAAATGGTTCGGCTTATGGCGATTTGGATAATGATGGTGATCTGGATTTGGTAATCAGTAATGTAAACCAAATCTGTCATTTGTTTCGGAATACTACGAGTGATAAAGGGCTAAACAATTATATTGCTGTTGATTTAAAAGGGGGTGACAAAAACATTTTCGGTATTGGCGCTGCAGTATATGTCTATTACAACGGGCTTACTTTAAAACAAGAGGAGTTTCCTACTCGTGGTTTTCAATCTTCTGTAGGTTACCGGCTTAATTTTGGTCTGGCAAACCATCAGCAGGCTGATTCCGTAGTGGTTTACTGGCCAAATGGCTACAAGCAGCGCATTGATAATGTAGCTGCCAATTCCTGGTTAACGTTAGATGTTAATAATGCAACAACAAGCTACAATAGCCTGCCGAAAATAGAAACAGAAGAAGAAATTTTTGAGCAAAAACAAACGGCTTTTGAGAAACATAACGAGAACGTTTATATTGATTTTGAACAGGAAGGACTGGTGCCGCATAAAACGTCAAGAGAGGGACCTGCCATTGCTGTTGGAGATATTAACGGAGATAATCGTGATGATGTTTTTATTGGTGGCGCAACCGATGAAATTGCACAACTTTGGATTCAAAATCAGGCCGGAGACTTTATAAAAAGAAATAGTAATGATTTGGCTACCGATAAGTTATTTGAAGATACTGCCGCTTTGCTTTTTGATGCAGATGATGATGGCGACACGGATTTGTACGTCGGGTCCGGGGGAAACGACGCACCATCTGCAGACGAAAAGTTAATGGATCGTTTGTACCTTAATGATGGCCGCGGTAACTTTACCCATGCAGCATCTGCTTTGCCCAATATGCGTTACAATACATCGGTAATTGCGGCCAACGATTTTGACGCAGATGGCGATGCCGATCTTTTCATTGGAAACATGGGAGTTTCACAAATTTATGGTATCAATCCAAAACAATATTTGCTTGAAAACGATGGTCACGGAAATTTTACGGATGTAACAGAATCAAAAGCGTATAAGCTTATGGATGCCGGAATGGTTACTGATGCGCTGTGGTATGATATTAATAACGATGAGCGTAAAGAACTAATTGTTGTTGGCGAGTGGATGGCACCCAAGATATATGCCTCAAATGGGCGTCGTTTACAAGAGCTTTCAAGTAGTCTCGATTCGCTAACAGGATGGTGGAATGCAGTGTCGGCAGCCGATCTTAATTTAGATGGTACTGCTGATTTGGTACTGGGCAACAGGGGCTTAAATATGTACTACCATGCCAGCCACGAAAACCCGGCAAAAATGTTTATCCACGATTTCGATAATAACGGAACTGTGGAGCAAATTCTTACTCGCCATTTAGATGGAATGGACAAACCTATTCCTTTAAAGCGGGAACTTACCAACCAAATTGTTTCGCTTAAAAAAACAAACCTGACCTTTTCCGACTTTGCAATAAAATCTATTTACGAAATTTTACCTTCCGAACTGCTCGATAATTCGTTGGTGAAGGATACCCGGATATTTGAAAGTGTTGTGGCATATAACAATGGCGATCTGCAATTCAGCATCGACACTTTACCTGCAGAAATACAGTTTTCCAGTGTGAACCGAATTCTTACAACTGATGTAAATGGTGATAATTACCCGGATCTTTTGCTCGGAGGCAATGATTTTGACTATAAACCACAATTCGGCCGACTCGATGCCGGATTCTTCCATCTGCTGGAAGGAGGAGAACAGGGGTTTTCCCGAATATCAAGATCCGGGATAAAAGGCACCGGAATGGTTCGAAGCCTTAATCAAATCACCATTAACAAAACTAAACATCTGCTAATTGGCATCAACGATGAAAAAGCTCAGCTATATAAAATCAAATAA
- a CDS encoding CRTAC1 family protein, protein MTYLKINRSFVSNKLLTLSVSILLFVTACQSNKNTESKQLLTPPSANDAFYQEIADEIGLDFVHSIGDDELSNIVESSGVGAAFIDFDQDGFIDIYACNGTWRENLSSGDKPKNPSHNHLYKNMGNGTFRDVTEQAKVGGPWYGMGITVGDYDNDGFPDIFLSNFGENVLLHNNGDGTFTDESESAGVKGGGKFSVGASWLDFDNDGFLDLYVGNYLFFDPEYDYYYAPDGFPGPLAYDSQPDILYRNNGDGTFEDVTQAMGIEDLDGRAMGVGIADYNADGFVDIYVANDHTVNYLWQNNQGKGFTDVGTMSGTGFSQSGEATVSMSVDFADFNGDGLLDIFISDDTYCSLYKNLGGNVFSDISYSAGISVASGQFVGWSSSFLDFDNDGDVDIFKSNGELKHLYGHEDQLFENIGNDKFEDISVDLSSYFQEENVGRGACTGDYDNDGDLDIFIMNIDGACKFIRNNKGNQNNWIEFSLQGTKSNRDGIGALVSITCGETKQVAQKKSTTGYLSQGDPRMHFGVGKSETIDLVEVKWPSGIVQKIANIQTNQILPIIEPE, encoded by the coding sequence ATGACTTATCTGAAAATCAATCGCAGCTTTGTGTCAAACAAATTGCTGACACTTTCTGTAAGTATACTTTTATTTGTTACTGCTTGTCAGTCGAATAAAAATACAGAATCAAAACAGCTTTTAACTCCACCTTCTGCTAATGATGCATTTTACCAGGAAATTGCCGACGAAATAGGACTTGATTTTGTACACTCCATTGGCGACGATGAACTTTCCAACATTGTAGAGTCGAGTGGTGTAGGGGCTGCCTTTATTGATTTTGATCAGGATGGCTTCATTGATATTTACGCTTGCAATGGTACCTGGAGAGAAAATCTCAGCAGTGGTGATAAACCTAAAAATCCATCACACAATCACTTGTATAAAAATATGGGGAACGGAACATTTCGGGATGTGACGGAGCAGGCCAAAGTAGGCGGCCCGTGGTACGGAATGGGAATAACTGTTGGCGACTACGATAACGACGGATTCCCGGATATTTTCCTGAGTAACTTTGGCGAAAATGTATTGTTGCATAATAATGGCGACGGTACTTTTACGGATGAGTCGGAAAGTGCCGGTGTAAAAGGTGGCGGGAAATTTAGCGTAGGTGCTTCGTGGCTTGATTTTGATAACGACGGATTCCTTGATTTATACGTGGGCAATTATTTGTTTTTCGATCCGGAATATGATTATTATTATGCACCTGATGGTTTTCCAGGGCCACTTGCTTATGACAGCCAACCAGATATTTTGTATCGCAACAATGGTGATGGAACTTTTGAGGATGTTACGCAGGCAATGGGAATTGAAGATTTGGATGGACGAGCGATGGGAGTTGGTATTGCCGATTACAATGCCGATGGTTTTGTTGATATTTATGTTGCTAACGATCATACCGTAAACTATTTGTGGCAGAATAATCAAGGAAAAGGTTTTACTGATGTGGGAACAATGTCGGGAACCGGCTTTAGCCAGTCGGGAGAGGCAACGGTAAGCATGTCGGTAGATTTTGCCGATTTTAATGGCGATGGATTGCTTGATATATTTATCTCTGACGACACATATTGTTCATTGTACAAAAACCTGGGCGGTAATGTTTTCAGCGATATATCATATTCCGCTGGCATTTCAGTGGCATCAGGGCAATTTGTTGGTTGGTCCTCCAGCTTTCTGGATTTTGATAATGATGGCGACGTGGATATTTTCAAAAGTAATGGTGAATTAAAACATTTATATGGCCACGAAGATCAGCTATTTGAAAACATTGGAAACGATAAGTTTGAAGATATATCGGTTGATCTGAGTTCTTATTTTCAGGAGGAAAATGTTGGACGAGGCGCCTGCACCGGAGACTACGACAACGACGGTGATTTAGATATCTTCATCATGAATATTGATGGTGCCTGCAAGTTTATTCGGAATAATAAAGGCAACCAAAACAATTGGATTGAATTTAGCTTGCAGGGAACAAAAAGTAATAGAGATGGAATTGGAGCATTGGTGAGTATAACATGTGGCGAAACCAAACAGGTTGCACAAAAGAAAAGCACAACCGGTTATCTCTCACAGGGCGATCCGCGTATGCACTTTGGCGTTGGGAAAAGCGAAACGATTGATCTGGTTGAGGTAAAATGGCCTTCGGGAATTGTGCAAAAAATAGCCAATATTCAGACCAATCAAATTTTGCCAATTATTGAACCGGAATAA
- a CDS encoding VCBS repeat-containing protein — protein MKKLSYIKSNNIVLLVLIAVILSACQSKERQFKLHYPDKTGIDFKNEVHDTKQASILDYLNYYNGGGVAVGDVNNDSLPDLFFIGNLEKNGLFLNKGNLQFENITEKAGVAGNSDWNTGVVMADVNGDGWLDIYVMAVIGISGFEGHNELYINQGDGTFKEESRKYGLDFDTYSSTAAFFDYDKDGDLDMYLLNQAVHTSKSYGAASLRFNRKYESGDRLLRNDDGYFNDVSEEAGIFGGIIGYGLGLGVADFNNDGWDDVFVSNDFFENDYYYLNNGDGTFSEKLTECFGMTSRFSMGNDIADINGDGFMDLITLDMLPEDEKVLKASDGDNSMSLEKLKQKLGYHPQYSRNMMQLNNAGKSFTEVALQAGVAATDWSWAPLLADYNQDGFLDLFVGTGIERRPNDLDYIRFISNDQIQGTLENTNLMDNLALKAMPTGIIHNYIFEGTGFEFIDQSGKWIPDDTLKSTGAVFADLDNDGDPDIITNNFNAQPVIYENLNKAGNNYLKLTFDCQTKNRFGLGTKVVLYNDGKIQMRQLNVTRGYQSSVDPVVHFGLNKATVVDSLLIIWPDNTWQTLHHVEANQMLIVRPESKREPFNWKRLNPELELWFEAPDSTEIMQAKHVENAYSDFDREKLIPYMISAEGPAIAVGDVNKDNRPDFFMGAAKHDTARLFIQSEKGFEEKVLPAFVDDAVFEDVDAHFVDVDNDGDLDLFVVSAGGEFYGQMPELKDRVYLNDGYANFTRSEVAIPDYFTNGSVARFCDFDGDGDQDIFVGGRAVSYRFGAIPKSYLLVNNGTGQFSISDQPDISKAGMVTDATWCDVNNDEQPDLLVVGEWMNPRFYVNNAGEFSLVKSFIPENLAGLWRAVIPFDVDNDGETEFLLGNWGTNSKLHASKKFPLRLYFHDFDENGQTETVLAMENKEKYYPVNTKDQLDEQLGEITGRYKNYRDFAGETMPQIFGEKLLNDASLLDVTCLESGYLDKVGSEYHFVSFLPELQVAPINEFLVSDFNHDGKQDVLVAGNFLGVSPFHGRYVANSGIVLAGDGSIKRGVYCGLDYSQKEIRKLNLIDVGNESYVLAAPNNEALIWNKVKK, from the coding sequence ATGAAAAAGCTCAGCTATATAAAATCAAATAATATCGTTTTACTTGTTTTGATTGCGGTTATATTAAGTGCATGTCAGTCAAAAGAGCGGCAATTTAAACTTCATTACCCAGATAAAACCGGAATCGATTTTAAGAATGAAGTACATGATACCAAGCAGGCTAGTATTCTTGATTATTTAAACTATTACAATGGCGGAGGTGTTGCTGTAGGCGACGTCAATAACGACTCTCTTCCCGATCTGTTTTTTATCGGAAACCTTGAAAAGAACGGATTATTTCTTAATAAAGGGAATCTGCAATTTGAAAATATTACTGAAAAAGCGGGAGTGGCAGGTAATTCCGACTGGAACACAGGAGTAGTAATGGCCGATGTGAACGGCGATGGCTGGTTAGATATTTATGTAATGGCCGTTATTGGAATCTCAGGTTTTGAAGGGCATAATGAGTTATACATCAATCAGGGAGATGGAACTTTTAAGGAAGAAAGCCGGAAGTATGGGCTCGATTTTGATACCTATTCGTCAACCGCTGCTTTTTTTGATTACGACAAAGACGGCGATCTCGATATGTACTTGTTGAATCAGGCCGTACACACCTCTAAATCTTATGGAGCAGCCTCGCTACGCTTTAACCGTAAATACGAGTCGGGCGACAGGTTGCTTCGTAACGATGATGGTTATTTTAACGACGTTAGTGAGGAGGCAGGAATTTTCGGTGGCATCATCGGATATGGACTCGGCCTGGGAGTGGCCGACTTTAATAACGATGGCTGGGATGATGTTTTTGTTAGTAACGATTTTTTTGAAAACGATTATTACTACCTCAATAATGGCGACGGTACATTTTCTGAAAAGTTGACCGAGTGTTTTGGAATGACCAGTCGGTTTTCTATGGGGAATGATATTGCTGATATTAATGGCGATGGTTTTATGGATTTAATTACGCTGGATATGTTGCCGGAAGATGAAAAAGTGCTGAAGGCTTCAGACGGTGATAACAGTATGAGCCTGGAAAAGCTAAAACAAAAGTTGGGCTATCATCCGCAGTATTCGCGTAATATGATGCAGCTCAACAATGCAGGGAAATCGTTTACAGAAGTGGCTTTGCAGGCAGGAGTTGCCGCCACCGACTGGAGTTGGGCTCCTTTACTTGCTGATTATAACCAGGACGGATTTCTCGATCTTTTTGTGGGAACAGGTATCGAGCGTCGTCCAAATGATCTTGATTATATACGGTTTATTTCAAACGACCAGATTCAAGGGACCCTCGAAAATACCAACCTGATGGATAATTTGGCTTTAAAAGCTATGCCAACCGGCATTATTCACAACTATATTTTCGAAGGAACAGGATTTGAATTCATCGATCAATCGGGAAAATGGATACCGGATGATACCCTGAAAAGTACCGGGGCCGTATTTGCCGATCTTGATAATGATGGCGACCCGGATATTATTACCAATAATTTTAATGCCCAACCGGTTATTTACGAAAACTTGAACAAGGCAGGAAATAACTACCTGAAATTGACTTTCGATTGTCAAACAAAAAACCGCTTCGGACTTGGAACAAAAGTGGTGTTGTATAACGATGGAAAAATACAAATGCGCCAGTTGAATGTTACCCGTGGTTATCAATCTTCGGTTGATCCGGTGGTGCATTTTGGTTTAAATAAAGCAACCGTTGTGGATTCTTTGCTGATAATCTGGCCCGATAATACCTGGCAGACACTTCATCATGTGGAGGCAAACCAAATGCTGATCGTTCGGCCTGAATCCAAAAGAGAACCTTTTAACTGGAAACGCTTAAACCCTGAACTTGAACTCTGGTTTGAGGCTCCTGACTCCACAGAAATAATGCAGGCAAAACATGTCGAAAATGCCTATTCCGATTTCGATCGCGAGAAACTTATTCCTTATATGATTTCGGCAGAAGGGCCGGCAATAGCAGTGGGTGATGTAAACAAAGATAACCGACCCGATTTTTTTATGGGAGCTGCAAAACACGATACCGCCCGTCTATTCATCCAATCCGAAAAAGGGTTTGAAGAAAAAGTACTTCCGGCTTTTGTTGATGATGCTGTTTTTGAAGATGTAGATGCGCATTTTGTTGATGTTGATAATGATGGCGATTTGGATTTGTTTGTGGTTTCAGCTGGTGGCGAGTTTTATGGGCAAATGCCGGAATTAAAAGACCGGGTATACTTAAACGACGGATATGCAAATTTCACTCGAAGCGAAGTTGCAATTCCCGATTATTTTACCAACGGCTCCGTGGCTCGGTTTTGTGATTTTGATGGGGATGGCGATCAGGATATTTTTGTTGGAGGGCGAGCTGTCTCGTACCGCTTTGGGGCAATTCCGAAGTCTTATTTGCTGGTGAATAACGGAACTGGCCAATTCAGTATAAGCGATCAGCCCGATATTTCAAAGGCTGGAATGGTGACAGATGCTACCTGGTGTGATGTTAATAATGATGAACAGCCCGATTTACTGGTGGTGGGAGAATGGATGAATCCTCGTTTTTATGTGAATAATGCCGGTGAATTCTCGCTTGTAAAAAGCTTTATTCCTGAAAATCTCGCAGGTCTGTGGCGTGCAGTAATTCCTTTTGATGTGGACAACGATGGTGAAACTGAATTTTTGTTGGGAAATTGGGGGACGAATTCCAAGTTGCATGCTTCAAAAAAATTTCCGCTTCGGTTGTACTTTCATGATTTTGATGAAAATGGCCAAACCGAAACGGTATTGGCCATGGAAAATAAAGAAAAATATTACCCCGTGAATACAAAAGATCAGTTGGATGAACAGCTGGGAGAAATTACGGGCAGATACAAGAATTATCGCGATTTTGCAGGTGAAACCATGCCGCAAATATTTGGAGAAAAGTTACTTAATGATGCTTCTTTGCTCGATGTTACATGTTTGGAATCGGGCTATCTGGATAAAGTAGGTTCTGAATATCATTTTGTTTCGTTTTTACCAGAACTTCAGGTTGCTCCCATCAATGAATTTCTTGTCAGTGATTTTAATCACGACGGGAAACAGGATGTGCTTGTGGCTGGTAATTTTCTTGGGGTGTCGCCTTTTCATGGCCGATATGTTGCCAACTCCGGTATTGTGCTAGCGGGTGATGGAAGCATTAAACGAGGAGTTTATTGTGGTTTGGATTATTCACAAAAAGAAATAAGAAAGCTGAATTTAATTGATGTTGGAAATGAAAGTTATGTGTTGGCAGCTCCAAACAACGAAGCGTTAATCTGGAATAAAGTGAAGAAATAA
- a CDS encoding RagB/SusD family nutrient uptake outer membrane protein codes for MKNILKFLAVFIAITVLSIGCTDLDETLEDRLTKDQVTAANVSDLLTELYKTLNDVDGSGADIIYEHTTDVLIAPTRGGDWDDNGAWRALHQHKWDSEHSGIGGRYQTYTAGLFSAIDLLQYETTAQQEAEARFIRALYIFWITDGWGQVAMRDPGAALSEDPYVLSGAEAIDFVISECESIMSSLPANDSPWVATQAAAQALLAKAYLNKDVLSSDRQTFSFSADNMSQVISNCDAIINSGNYALESDYFMTFSAQNENSKEIIFSARNTRGIESGGVQGRYYSVLHYNQKPSGWNGFTTLADFYDSFEENDTRRHGEVADVKAASGLDAGLLYGQQYDENGTALEDRAGNPLFFTKESPIVSSGATLETSGIRIMKYTPDYENVDSPENDLVHFRYSDILLMKAEALLRTGDSAGALVIVNQLRSVRNASELSSITEDVLLAERARELYGENWRRNDLIRFGKYLDSWDQKEASDAKYLLFPFSASQIASNPNLVQNPGY; via the coding sequence ATGAAAAATATATTAAAATTTTTAGCCGTTTTTATCGCGATCACAGTATTGAGTATCGGCTGTACGGACTTAGACGAAACACTGGAAGATCGCTTGACAAAAGATCAGGTAACAGCAGCTAATGTTTCTGATTTATTGACAGAACTCTACAAAACTCTAAATGATGTTGATGGCTCGGGGGCTGATATTATTTATGAACATACAACTGATGTTTTAATAGCACCTACCCGTGGTGGCGACTGGGATGACAATGGCGCCTGGCGTGCATTGCATCAACATAAATGGGATTCGGAGCATTCAGGTATTGGTGGCCGCTACCAAACTTATACCGCCGGTTTATTCTCGGCTATCGACTTATTACAATATGAAACAACTGCACAACAGGAAGCAGAAGCACGTTTTATTCGTGCCTTGTATATTTTCTGGATTACTGATGGTTGGGGACAGGTAGCAATGCGCGATCCGGGTGCCGCACTTTCTGAAGATCCGTATGTACTATCTGGTGCTGAGGCAATTGATTTCGTTATTTCAGAATGTGAGTCGATAATGAGTAGTTTGCCTGCAAATGACAGTCCATGGGTGGCAACACAGGCTGCAGCACAGGCTCTGCTGGCTAAGGCTTACCTTAATAAGGATGTTTTGTCTAGTGATCGTCAGACTTTCTCTTTCAGCGCAGATAATATGTCGCAAGTAATATCAAATTGCGATGCCATTATTAACAGTGGAAATTATGCATTGGAAAGTGATTATTTCATGACGTTTTCAGCACAAAATGAAAACTCAAAAGAAATTATTTTCTCGGCACGTAATACGCGAGGTATTGAATCGGGTGGCGTTCAAGGACGCTATTATTCAGTACTGCATTACAATCAAAAACCTAGTGGTTGGAATGGTTTTACCACTTTAGCTGATTTTTATGATTCGTTTGAAGAAAATGATACGCGTAGACATGGAGAAGTTGCCGATGTAAAAGCAGCTTCAGGACTTGATGCCGGTTTGCTTTACGGACAGCAGTACGACGAAAATGGAACAGCTTTGGAAGACAGGGCCGGTAATCCTTTATTCTTTACAAAAGAAAGTCCTATTGTATCCTCGGGAGCCACTTTGGAAACCAGTGGGATTCGAATAATGAAGTATACACCCGATTACGAGAATGTGGATTCGCCAGAGAATGACCTGGTTCATTTCCGTTATTCAGATATACTTTTGATGAAGGCAGAAGCATTATTGAGAACGGGCGACAGTGCCGGTGCATTGGTAATTGTAAACCAATTACGCTCAGTACGTAATGCGTCCGAACTTTCATCGATTACTGAAGATGTATTGTTAGCCGAAAGGGCACGTGAATTATATGGTGAAAACTGGAGGAGAAATGATTTGATTCGTTTTGGTAAATATTTAGATTCTTGGGATCAAAAAGAAGCTTCGGATGCGAAGTATTTACTCTTCCCATTTTCTGCATCGCAAATTGCATCAAATCCAAATTTGGTTCAAAATCCAGGATACTAA